From the Lathyrus oleraceus cultivar Zhongwan6 chromosome 4, CAAS_Psat_ZW6_1.0, whole genome shotgun sequence genome, one window contains:
- the LOC127137400 gene encoding uncharacterized protein LOC127137400, protein MGPNVKDNPMPSHGPSSVNNIEVCLNEQRVTKIKEIRRSLVEIHSVLCAHGLFQHDHQICGTCSVNSRGCRKIQDDLQGVLDQGLIQISRQVSSPESQEQEVNVIIPCFNIPEKVEIAYHPREPVVICHPGPMPYTLDKAAPYRYAATIIENGKEVEIKTLASVTNIAANSRMTRSGRVFAPPVIPSRNVEKDPVVVVLVTREAEGQTSNSTLDKETDELLRIIKLSDYKVVDQLLQTPSKISILSLLLNSAVHREALLKVLDQAFVEQDITVEQFNNVVGSITSCNGLGFCDEELPEEGKNHNFALHISANCQGDSLSNILIDTGSSLNVMPKSTLLKLKYKGGKMRHSGIIVKAFDGSRKTVIGEVDLPIGIGPHVFQITFQVMDVVPAYSCLLGRPWIHEAGAITSTLHQKLKFVKNGQIVTVNGEQAMLISHLSSFSVIEVDETAVQTPF, encoded by the coding sequence ATGGGTCCCAATGTGAAGGACAATCCAATGCCAAGTCATGGTCCTTCATCAGTGAACAATATAGAAGTTTGTCTCAATGAACAACGTGTTACGAAGATAAAGGAGATTCGGCGGTCTTTGGTTGAAATTCATTCTGTTTTATGTGCTCATGGTCTATTCCAACATGACCACCAGATATGTGGTACATGTTCAGTCAATTCAAGAGGTTGTAGGAAGATTCAAGATGATTTGCAAGGCGTCCTTGATCAGGGTTTGATTCAGATTTCTAGACAAGTGAGTTCTCCAGAATCACAAGAACAAGAAGTGAATGTCATCATTCCTTGCTTCAACATTCCAGAGAAAGTAGAGATAGCTTATCATCCGAGGGAGCCGGTGGTGATTTGCCATCCGGGCCCAATGCCTTACACTTTAGATAAAGCGGCCCCCTACCGCTATGCAGCAACTATTATTGAGAACGGTAAAGAGGTCGAGATTAAAACCTTAGCCTCAGTTACCAATATCGCAGCAAATAGCCGAATGACGCGCAGTGGCCGCGTGTTCGCTCCGCCGGTTATCCCAAGTAGAAATGTTGAGAAAGATCCAGTAGTCGTGGTACTAGTGACAAGAGAAGCAGAAGGGCAAACAAGCAATTCAACCCTTGACAAAGAAACAGATGAACTACTCAGAATTATCAAGCTCAGTGACTACAAAGTGGTAGATCAGTTGCTacagacaccgtcaaaaatctcgaTCCTGTCCTTATTATTGAACTCAGCTGTCCACAGAGAAGCACTACTGAAGGTGCTTGATCAAGCCTTTGTAGAACAGGATATAACAGTAGAGCAGTTCAACAATGTTGTAGGCAGCATCACTTCATGCAATGGCTTAggcttttgtgatgaagaactgCCAGAAGAAGGAAAGAATCACAACTTCGCTCTCCATATCTCAGCCAATTGTCAAGGGGATTCTTTGTCTAATATCCTAATTGACACCGGTTCATCTCTGAATGTCATGCCCAAGTCTACCTTGTTGAAGCTAAAGTACAAAGGGGGGAAAATGCGGCACAGCGGAATTATTGTGAAAGCGTTCGATGGATCAAGAAAAACAGTCATTGGAGAAGTTGATTTGCCTATTGGTATTGGACCACACGTattccagatcactttccaggttaTGGACGTAGTGCCAGCTTATAGCTGTCTGCTCGGAcgcccatggattcatgaggcgggTGCCATTACATCCACGttacaccaaaagttaaagtttgtcaagaatgggcAAATAGTGACGGTTAATGGGGAGCAGGCTATGCTGATTAGCCACCTTTCATCGTTTAGTGTGATAGAAGTAGACGAGACGGCTGTTCAAACTCCATTTTAG